The DNA window CGCATCATGGACATCGCCGGTGTTCCGACCGGCCGCGCCAGCCGCGCAGCGACACTCGCCGAAGCCGAAGCCGCCATCGACACGTTCGGCGCACCCTACGTCGTGAAGGCCGACGGCCTCGCCGCCGGCAAGGGAGTGCTCGTCACCACCGATCGGGATGCCGCGCTCGCGCACGCGAGCACCTATCTCGAGCTTGGCAGCGTACTCGTCGAGGAGTTCCTCGACGGCCAGGAGGTCTCGCTCTTCTTCGTGAGCGACGGGCACACGGTCGTGCCGCTCTCCCCCGCCCAGGATTACAAGCGCCTCGGCGACAATGACGAGGGCCCGAACACCGGCGGAATGGGCGCATACTCCCCGCTCCCCTGGCTCGATGAGTCGTTCGGCAGCGAGAGCGCGTTCGTCGCCGAAGTGCTCGAGACGATCGCCGTCCCCGTGGTGAGGCAACTTGCCGAGGAGCAGACCCCGTTCATCGGGCTGCTGTACGCGGGCCTCATCCTCACCTCGAAGCGCGACAACGAGTCTGATCGCGGCATCCGGGTGATCGAGTTCAATGCCAGGTTCGGCGACCCCGAAACCCAGGTGGTGCTGCCCCGCCTCGAGTTCCCGCTGTCTGAGCTGCTGTATGCAGCCGCAACCGGAACCCTCAGCACCATCGATCCACCGACGTTCGCGCCAGCATCCGCCGTCACCGTCGTCCTCGCCAGCGAGAACTATCCGGCATCGCCCGTCACCGGTCTGCCGATTTCAGGACTTGAGCAAGCGGATGCCGTTCCCGGCGTTCACATCGCACACGCCGCAACCGCGAAACAGGGTGCCGACCTCGTGTCGACGGGCGGTCGGGTGCTCAGCGTCGTGGCGCTCGGAGACGACTTCACCGAGGCGCGTGCCCGCGCATACGACGCGCTCAGCCACATCTTGCTTGAGGGCGCACAGTTCCGAACGGATATCGCCGCCAGAGTCGCCGACTGAATCGGCCGACCCCGGCTGGCCAGCGCGCCCTACTCGAGCCAGGTGATCTCATCACCGAGCTCGTTGGCGTAAGCGATCGAGGGAGTGAACACTTCCGGGCTCTCGAAGACCAGCTCGCCCGTCGTGCACTCGTCGCGATCGAGGGTGACCTTCGTGAGCTGGTCATCGCTGTCGATGAGCCGCCCCTCCTGCCCGTCCTTGTTCACCATCACGAAGTCTTCGGGCGAAACGGTGCGCTGGGTCTCCGGCGGCAGATCATTCACCTCGGTGTCGCCACCCGCGCAGAATTCGATGGTCGCACTGACGAGGTACTCCGTTTGATCGGCGCCGGGAACCACCACGTCGAAGTCGCGCGCGGTGATCTCAGTCTCATTGGCGAGTCGCACGGTGTCACCGAACGTCGCGTTTTTCATGACGGCGGGGCCATCGATAACGCCACGGAGGAGCATGAACGCGGTGACGAGCGCAGCAGCGGTCAGCGATCCGAGGACCCGTGGGAGCCAGTGCCGCGAAGGCTTACTCGATGCAGGCCTGGGACGTCGGCGTGATCGAGCGCCTGCCGCCGCGGCCGTGGCGGCGACAGAGAGCCCGCCCGGCGCCCATCCGCCACCCGGCGCAGACGATCCGCCCGGAGCCGATCCCCCGCCCGGCGCTGGCGGCGGATCGTTTGGCAGCCGAACCGCGCCGAGGAACGAGAGCTGGACGACACCGGCCAGGTGGTAGCCAACGATCTGCATGAGCTGATCAGGGTCAGGGAACTGGGCCGGCGCAAACGAGACGGTCTCCATCGACTCATCGATGAAGGTGATTGTGCCTGCCCCGTCATTCACGACAGCGAGGAGTCGAGACGCATCGACGCCCTCCCACTGAGTCGCCGGGCCCGGCATGTTCTCGGGCCGCCGCGCTGGGAGAAGGATGCTGTTGGGTGTGACCGCGACAGTGGTGACCGGCGTCCCGTTCGCGCCGGTGCTGCGGAACTCGTGCGCGCCGTCCAGCTGAGGTTCCCAGAAGCCGACGAGCGGCTCAAGGTCTCCGGGAATCGAGCCGAGGTTGAGCCTCGAACCTGTGTCGAGTTCGGCGGGGCTGAGGCCGAGCGCAAGGTGGATGGTCTCGGCGGCGCAGGCGACTGCCTGCCGGATGTCGGCGCTCGTTGCCTCGAGCACCGGATCGAGGCCGAAGACCCGGCGTTCCCGGTCCAGGCGCCGCGACGGCTGACGGCTCACCTCGGCGGCTGCGATATCGAACCAGGGATCGGGCACCATGCCGAGGTTTCGGCTGAACTCACCGAGGAGCATCCGCCTGGTCGCCTCGTCCGGAACCCGGTCGGCGACAAGGAAAACGCAATAGCTCGCGCCGAGGCCGACGACGATCCCGCGGATCGTCAGGCCCGCCCTGCTGTTCGCGGGCATCGCCTGCAGCTGCGCCCTCAGCACATCTGCTGCCGCAGCGCCAGCGGGAGTGCGGGGCACGAGGGCGGAGCACAGGACGTCCTCCTCGGGACGCGGCAGAAGGCCGGCCCGGTTGTTCGCGAGCGCGGTCGGATCAGCGCCATGGGTCAGGTCCGGTTGCGCCGTACCATCGGCCCAGGTGACCGGTGTGGGGGCTGCCGCGCCCTCACTGACCGGGAACCCCATACCCACGAGCGATTCATCGGTCGTGAAGAACACAGCGGGTACGTTCCCCGCTGCGGGATCGAGTCGAACCAGAAGCGTCCTCGCACGCTCGTGGACATCGGGAGCGGTGAGTTGCCAGCGCGAGAGCACTGCGGCGTTGCGGCCGGTTCGAACAAGCAGGTCAGCGGGCCATATCTGCTGCTCGGGACGCACAGGTGCAGCATCGTCGGGAATCGTATCGGCGGTGAAAAGTGTCGGCAACCTCCGCCAGGCGGCTGTGACACCCTCGAGACTTCCACGGATGGCAATGGAAGCGGTGTCCGAGCTGAGATCGACGAGTCCCTCGGGGACGTAGGTCCTGCCGTCGCCCAGCTCCACGGGACGGGTCAGCTCGGCCTTGAGAGCGGCGAGCGCGATCGACAGGGACCCCACCGCTTCGAGCGGCTCGTTGAGCGTTCCGATTCCGAAGGTGACACCGACCATGGTCAGTGAGTCCTTCGGGTCGATCAGCTGCCAGTTGTGTCCCGTCCACTGCGTCGACATTCGCCCTCACATTTCGCTCGTTGGCTCGCCACCTCACGAGCAATTCGACGCCCATAGTATCGTCAGCCGCGCGCGTCTCCGGCGGTGCTCGCTCTCTCGAACAACTCGGGGGCAAGCGTGACGGTCCTGTGCTCATGTGCTCCCCCTGCGATCTCTTCGAGAAGCAGCCCGGCAGCGATCCGACCCATCTCGTGACCGGGTTGCCCGACCGTGGAGATGGGGATAATCGAGTCGGCAGCGAAGTGGTTGTTGTCATACCCGATGATGGCGATATCCTCGGGAACCCGAATTCTCTCTGCCACCAATGCTTGTACGCATCCCGCCGCAAGCGCGTCCGCTGCCGACACGATTGCGTCCGGTCGCTCGGATAATTTGCGAGCGGCGATTTCTTTGCCGAACTCTCGCCCGGTGCGAATTGTCAGTCGCGCTGTTTCCGCGACCTCCAGCCTCGTACCACTTCCCCACTCAGCTACGGCACGTCGCGCCCCCGAAAGCCGCTCGGCGACAGCATGAAGGCTGAGCGGGCCGCCAGCGAAGATGAGACGAGTTCGACCGCGCTCGAGCAAGTGGGTTGCTGCCAGATAGCCGCCGTGCTCTTCATCGACAGTTACCCCGCAGGAGTGACCAGGGTTACCCGGCCAGTTCACCGTCACTACGGGTCGCCCGTGGTTCCGCACGCGCTGCGCAGCTTCAAGCGGACCATCAAGCGGGGCCAGGAGCACGCCGCCAACACGAGCCTCATCGAACCAGTCCAGGAAGTCGTTCTGGCTTTCGAAATTGACGTCGCTGTTGGCGAGCAAAAGCTTCATTCCGGCTTCCGCTGAGGCCGCCTGAGCCCCACGCGCGATGTCCACGAAGAGCGAGTTGCCGATATCAACGATGACAAAGCCCAGGGTGTCCGCCCTCCCATTCGCGAGGGTCCGCGCCAGATTGTTGCGCACGAACCCGAGCTCATCAATGGCGGCGAGAACTCGGGCCCGGGTCGCTGGCGCCACAATCGATGGCCGGTTAAGGACGTTGGAGACCGTGCCCAGGGCGACGCCGGCACGCCGAGCGACGTCGGACATGCTCGCCGCCCCGGGCTGGGTCGACGCTGGTCGATCACTGAGGGGCGTGTCAACCATCTCCTGGCACCATTCTCCCGCTTGTTGAATCGTTATAAATCTCGCTCTTGCAGATTCGATCCTCACACATTACCTTGTGTTGAAGCGCTTCAATATGTCCGAGCGCGCCCATTCAAGGAGGAATGATGATTACCCTGACCACGCGAAGCCGGCGCATGCTGGCGGTTACTGCTGGAGCGGGCATTGCCGCTCTGGTCCTTTCGGGCTGCGGAGGGGGAGGCGGAGGCGCAAGTTCCTCTCCGGACAAGTTCGGTGTCTTAATCAACGCAGAAAACACCGAAATCCCCGACGTGCTGGCGGTGCTTGCCGACAAGCAGTGCTCGACTGAGAACGAGACACTGCCGATCGACTTCGAGTCTGTGCCACAGACCAACCTCGATCAGCGGCTGCAGTTGCTCGCTGGCCAGAACGCTCTCCCCGTCCTCTTCTCCGCCGGTAACGCACCAGCACTGACGAAGACCCTTGCCGAATCCGGAAACGTCCTCGACTTCGAGAAGGCGTTGACCGATCTGGACGCACTCGACAACATCGAGCCGGCAGCAATATCGACAATTGAGTCGCTCTACGGCGGCTTCAACGCACTTCCCTTTGAATACAACGTCGAAGGGATCTGGTACAACAAGCAGCTGTTCGCAGACAACGGCGTGACCGCGCCGGAGACCTGGGACGACCTGGTCTCCGCAGCGGAAACGTTCAACGCAGCGGGCCTCACGCCCTTCTCCGCCAGCGGTGACCAGGGATGGCCCATCACTCGACTCATCGGGAACTACATCTTCCGCACGCTCGGTCCTGACGCACTACAGAAGGTCGCCGATGGCGATGCGAAGCTGACCGATCCTGAGTACGTGGAGGCTGCTCAGGCAATCGCCGACCTGGGAGCGGCCGGATACTTCGGTCAGGGCGTTGGGTCGATCGACGCGGATACCGCAGCGAACCAGTTCATGAATGGCAGTGCAGCGATGTACTACATGGGCAGTTGGACGCTCAGCGATTTCGCTGACGCTGAGCGCAATCAAATCGGTGAAGAAAACATCGGTTTCATGCCATTCCCCTCCGTCGAGGGAGGCGAAGGGGACAGCTCTCAGCTCGCAGCCAACGTCGGACTCCCCGCCACGTTCAACGCCAAGAGCTATGACGAGAACGTCGGCTCCTGGCTGAGCTGCATCTCCGAGAACTATGGAAGCACCGCTCTCGCGGACAAGCAGCGAGTATCGGGCTTCAAGCTCAACACTCCGGTCGAGGACGTTCCGCCCCTGACAGCCGAGGTGCAGGAGCGAATCAGTGCTACCGACGAGACGGTCCTCTGGTTCGAAGCGTTGTTCTCGACCAAGGCCACGACAACGAGTCAGACGAACGCCGCACAGCTGGTCACCGGGGACATCTCCGCTGAAGAATTCATGTCTCTCGTTCAGAACGACCTGTAAAAACTCTTCCGGGAAGGGGTGCGCTTCCGTACCCCTTCCCCAAACTCTCTCTTTCTAAGGGTCACCATGAAACAGGTTCTGGGCGACAGAAAGTCCATCCTCATCCTCATCGGTCCGGCTTTGCTGGTCTACACACTCGTCATGCTGGTTCCCGTCGTCTGGTCACTCGGCTACACCCTCTTCGAGGGCAACGCCATCATCGGTTTCCAGTTCGTCGGTCTGGACAACTTCGCGCGCATGCTCACGGATGCTCGCGTGCACGAAGCCCTCTGGTTCACGATCCGCTACGCGATTGTCATCACGATTGGCCAGGTCTTCTTCGGCTACCTGCTGTCGCTGCTGTACGTGTTTGTGCTGAAAAAGTCGTCGGGGATCATCCGCACCCTGGCGTTCTTCCCCGTGGTACTCCCCACTGTCGCAGTCGCGTTGATGTTCCAAAAAATGTTCGAGGTAGCTCCGCAGAACGGACTCGTCAACGAATTCCTCAACCTGTTGGGACTTGAGTCGGTCGACTGGTTCGGAAACTCCGGGTCGGCATTTCTCGTGATCGCCATCATGGACATCTGGCGATCGATGGGGTTCTACGGCGTCCTTCTCTACGCCGGACTCGTCGACATCCCCGAGGACGTTCTGGAATCAGCGCGAATCGACGGTGCGAGTGGTTGGCGACTGGTGCGGCACATTGTCCTGCCCCTCTCGCTTCCGGTCCTGCTCTCGTCCATCATCTTCAGCATCAACGGCACGCTCAAGGTGTTCGACAGCATCCTGGCCCTGACCAATGGCGGACCCGGGACCAGTACCAGCCCACTGACGATCTACATGTTCCAAACCTCGTTTACCTACGGCGAATACGGGTACGGCAGTTCCATCGCCCTCTTGCTTACCCTGCTCTGTCTCGTCGTCACGGTTTTCATTTTCCGTTCCTCGCGTCGCGACCTTACGAAGGGCTGACCCATGTCTACCTCGACGCTCACCGCGCCCGCTCGGCCACAAGCCCCGGCTGCGCGCCGTCGCTCGCGGCCACGGTGGATGAGGAAGCTGCCAACGACGATCATTGTGGCGTTGCTCCTCATCATTGAGATTTACCCACTCGTGTGGCTTCTTCTCGGCTCGTTCAAGACAAACCGCGAGTTCCTGGAAGAGCCCGTCTGGTCGCTTCCGTCTTCCTTTAATTTCGACAACTACGTCGACGCATGGACCACGGGAAACATCGCGCAGTACGCGACGAACAGCATCATCGCTGTTTTCCCTGCCCTCTTCTTCATGTTGGTCATGGGAACAGCGGCCGGGTTCGCTCTGGAAGTGATGGTGTGGAAGGGACGCAACGGCGTCCTTCTCGCTTTCCTCACCGGAATCATGGTGCCAGGACAGATGATCCTGCTGCCCTTGTTCACCGTGTATTTTCAGACCGGCTTGTCGGGAACGCTCTGGCCGCTGATCATCACCTATACGGCGACAGGTCTCCCCCTGACCGTATTCATGATGGCCACCTACTTCCGATCGGTGCCCAGGGAAGTCTTCGAGGCGTCCACTCTCGACGGCGCAACCATCCTGCGTTCATTCTTCTCGGTCGGACTTCCCATGATCAAGAATGCGATCTTCACGGTCGCGCTCGTTCAGTTCTTTTTCATCTGGAACGACCTCCTGATCGCCCTGACCTTCACCAACTCGACGGATCTCAGAACGATCCAGGTCGGACTCCTGAACTTCAACGGAGAATACGGGAGCACCAATTACGGTCCCCTGTTTGCGGCGATCTGCATCAATGTTTTCGGAACACTGGCGATCTATCTTTTCCTCAATCAACGCGTACAAAAGGGCCTTACCGCCGGCTCCGTGAAAGGCTAACCAGCTCCATGACCGCTCAGATCAGCAGGACCATCCGGTTCGAACACCTCCGCGATGCGCTCGGAATCGGGACTCCCTCACCCCGCCTCTCCTGGCAAACACAGGCGGAAGCAGGCTGGACTCAGGCGGCATACGAGGTCGAGGTGGAACGCGCCGGTCAGGTCGAACTGAGCGGCCGAATCGAGTCGCCAGAGCAGGTCCTCGTCCCCTGGCCGACTCACCCGTTGAACTCGCGGGAGCGGGCGTCACTACGGGTGCGGGTGTTCGGCGCCGACGGGTCAGCCTCCGATTGGAGTTCCCCCTCCGAGGTCGAAGCAGGCCTGCTCAACGCGTCGGACTGGACCGCCCGGCCGGTGTCCGCCGCGTGGGACGAGGATAGCGACAGTGATCGCCGTCCCCCGCTGGTGCGCTCAGAGTTCTCGGTCACCGCGCCAATCGCTCGAGCCCGACTCTACGTCTCCGCCCACGGCCTGCACGAGACCGAGATCAACGGCCGTCGCGTCGGCGATAACATTTTGTCGCCCGGGTGGACTGTCTACGGTTCTCGACTCCGCTATTACACACACGATGTCACGGACCTCGTGCAGGCAGGCCAGAACGCGATTGGAGCCTATCTGGCTGACGGCTGGTACCGCGGGAGGATCGGTTTCAATGGTGGCGCGCGCAACCTTTACGGCGACGACCTTTCATTCATCGCTCAGCTGGAAATCGATCACGTCGATGGAACGCGCCAGACAATCGTGACGGATGCCGACTGGAAAGCGTCATTCGGTCCGCTTCTGTTTTCGGGTTTGTACGACGGTGAGCACTACGACGCGACGCAAGAGCAATCGGGGTGGTCCCAGCCAGAATTCGATGACGTTGGGTGGACACGGGTCGCCGTCGGCGAGCGCGACCCCGGGACGCTTGTAGCGCCAGAAGGACCGCCCGTGCGGTGCACCGAGGTAGTACCTCCCGTGTCAGTCTCGCGAACCGCCGACGGCCGGTACCTGCTCGACTTCGGGCAGAATCTGGTGGGGCGCCTGAGCGTGCGCGCCGATGGACCGAACGGCACCACCATCCGACTCCGGCACGCTGAGGTGATGCAGGACGGCGAGCTCTACACGCGCCCTCTCAGGCAGGCGGCAGCCACCGACGTGCTGGTTCTGAACGGGGAAGGTCCACGCGAGTGGGAGCCACGGTTCACTATCCACGGGTTCCGTTACGCGGAGATTTCTGGTTGGCCGGGTGAACTGAAGGGTGACGACGTCGTCGCCAGGGTTTACCACTCGGACATGGAGCGCACCGGCTGGTTTGAGACCTCCGATCCACTCGTGAATCGCCTCCACGACAATGTGCTGTGGAGTATGCGCGGCAACTTTGTCGATATACCGACTGATTGCCCACAGCGCGATGAAAGGCTGGGATGGACCGGCGACCTTCAGGTATTCGCGCCGACGGCGTCATTCCTCTACGACG is part of the Mycetocola zhujimingii genome and encodes:
- a CDS encoding LacI family DNA-binding transcriptional regulator — protein: MVDTPLSDRPASTQPGAASMSDVARRAGVALGTVSNVLNRPSIVAPATRARVLAAIDELGFVRNNLARTLANGRADTLGFVIVDIGNSLFVDIARGAQAASAEAGMKLLLANSDVNFESQNDFLDWFDEARVGGVLLAPLDGPLEAAQRVRNHGRPVVTVNWPGNPGHSCGVTVDEEHGGYLAATHLLERGRTRLIFAGGPLSLHAVAERLSGARRAVAEWGSGTRLEVAETARLTIRTGREFGKEIAARKLSERPDAIVSAADALAAGCVQALVAERIRVPEDIAIIGYDNNHFAADSIIPISTVGQPGHEMGRIAAGLLLEEIAGGAHEHRTVTLAPELFERASTAGDARG
- a CDS encoding carbohydrate ABC transporter permease, with the translated sequence MKQVLGDRKSILILIGPALLVYTLVMLVPVVWSLGYTLFEGNAIIGFQFVGLDNFARMLTDARVHEALWFTIRYAIVITIGQVFFGYLLSLLYVFVLKKSSGIIRTLAFFPVVLPTVAVALMFQKMFEVAPQNGLVNEFLNLLGLESVDWFGNSGSAFLVIAIMDIWRSMGFYGVLLYAGLVDIPEDVLESARIDGASGWRLVRHIVLPLSLPVLLSSIIFSINGTLKVFDSILALTNGGPGTSTSPLTIYMFQTSFTYGEYGYGSSIALLLTLLCLVVTVFIFRSSRRDLTKG
- a CDS encoding carbohydrate ABC transporter permease, translating into MRKLPTTIIVALLLIIEIYPLVWLLLGSFKTNREFLEEPVWSLPSSFNFDNYVDAWTTGNIAQYATNSIIAVFPALFFMLVMGTAAGFALEVMVWKGRNGVLLAFLTGIMVPGQMILLPLFTVYFQTGLSGTLWPLIITYTATGLPLTVFMMATYFRSVPREVFEASTLDGATILRSFFSVGLPMIKNAIFTVALVQFFFIWNDLLIALTFTNSTDLRTIQVGLLNFNGEYGSTNYGPLFAAICINVFGTLAIYLFLNQRVQKGLTAGSVKG
- the purD gene encoding phosphoribosylamine--glycine ligase — encoded protein: MKILVLGSGAREHAIILSLVGENAAHSIIAAPGNAGIAGAVPTVDLDPNDPVAVTNFAIAEAIELVIIGPEAPLVAGVADELREQGIPVFGPGKAAAQLEGSKTFAKRIMDIAGVPTGRASRAATLAEAEAAIDTFGAPYVVKADGLAAGKGVLVTTDRDAALAHASTYLELGSVLVEEFLDGQEVSLFFVSDGHTVVPLSPAQDYKRLGDNDEGPNTGGMGAYSPLPWLDESFGSESAFVAEVLETIAVPVVRQLAEEQTPFIGLLYAGLILTSKRDNESDRGIRVIEFNARFGDPETQVVLPRLEFPLSELLYAAATGTLSTIDPPTFAPASAVTVVLASENYPASPVTGLPISGLEQADAVPGVHIAHAATAKQGADLVSTGGRVLSVVALGDDFTEARARAYDALSHILLEGAQFRTDIAARVAD
- a CDS encoding glycoside hydrolase family 78 protein, with translation MTAQISRTIRFEHLRDALGIGTPSPRLSWQTQAEAGWTQAAYEVEVERAGQVELSGRIESPEQVLVPWPTHPLNSRERASLRVRVFGADGSASDWSSPSEVEAGLLNASDWTARPVSAAWDEDSDSDRRPPLVRSEFSVTAPIARARLYVSAHGLHETEINGRRVGDNILSPGWTVYGSRLRYYTHDVTDLVQAGQNAIGAYLADGWYRGRIGFNGGARNLYGDDLSFIAQLEIDHVDGTRQTIVTDADWKASFGPLLFSGLYDGEHYDATQEQSGWSQPEFDDVGWTRVAVGERDPGTLVAPEGPPVRCTEVVPPVSVSRTADGRYLLDFGQNLVGRLSVRADGPNGTTIRLRHAEVMQDGELYTRPLRQAAATDVLVLNGEGPREWEPRFTIHGFRYAEISGWPGELKGDDVVARVYHSDMERTGWFETSDPLVNRLHDNVLWSMRGNFVDIPTDCPQRDERLGWTGDLQVFAPTASFLYDVTGMLSSWLKDVAVEQLEDGTVPWYVPVIPGGDHWTPIQPGAVWGDVAVLTPWTLFERFGDTQILENQYHSAKAWVELIDRLAGPDHLWNEGFQLGDWLDPAAPPHDPADALTDRHLVATAYFAHSSQRLSQIADVLGRGNDADRFRALADDIREAFIAAYVEPSGRMSSDAQTAYALAISFGLLPTDERKQVAHHRLAELVSEAGNRIATGFAGTPVISDALTIAGETETAYSLLLERECPSWLYTVLQGGTTIWERWDSLLPDGSVNPGEMTSFNHYALGAVADWMHRVVGGLSAVEPGYRRARIQPQPGGGLTSASARHLTPYGELSSAWVIDEGTFTLNLTVPTGTSAEVALPDGTERLVSSGSHRFSCASIAPRPDDLRLPPRDRAAENGSVEPRMPTVARPFW
- a CDS encoding ABC transporter substrate-binding protein, with product MMITLTTRSRRMLAVTAGAGIAALVLSGCGGGGGGASSSPDKFGVLINAENTEIPDVLAVLADKQCSTENETLPIDFESVPQTNLDQRLQLLAGQNALPVLFSAGNAPALTKTLAESGNVLDFEKALTDLDALDNIEPAAISTIESLYGGFNALPFEYNVEGIWYNKQLFADNGVTAPETWDDLVSAAETFNAAGLTPFSASGDQGWPITRLIGNYIFRTLGPDALQKVADGDAKLTDPEYVEAAQAIADLGAAGYFGQGVGSIDADTAANQFMNGSAAMYYMGSWTLSDFADAERNQIGEENIGFMPFPSVEGGEGDSSQLAANVGLPATFNAKSYDENVGSWLSCISENYGSTALADKQRVSGFKLNTPVEDVPPLTAEVQERISATDETVLWFEALFSTKATTTSQTNAAQLVTGDISAEEFMSLVQNDL